A section of the Roseivirga sp. BDSF3-8 genome encodes:
- a CDS encoding DUF418 domain-containing protein, giving the protein MKENTLGGPTDSQGRIPTLDVLRGFAVLGIFVVNIEIMNCIFMNQDAFAGQWTSAPDRLAVRILQLFFYSKFFPIFSFLFGLGIAMQALKRMDRGIRSGGFFLRRMAALFVIGALHVILLWGGDVVHMYAVLGVLTLLVFRVPSRVILLASVALLCFPYYEELSGTLFRYLNFQPASYLEAYSSEEAVRIIREGSYLEGVRFRLHEYVANMPLLYSFMAPVAFSMFLLGVYAGKKRVVKDIPAFLNSTKWGYISVFVLTNAYRVVFLFVLPDTGVFKNSDLGPVLYRSMFLCDIAMGLCYLWGVAWLMQKQLWVKLLSPLAYAGRMALTNYLMQSLIGLLIFSSIGLGLYETLSPWQTLVMALGVFIFQLLFSMIWLRAFRFGPVEYVWRALTYLYWPRIKKKSGEVKAFAK; this is encoded by the coding sequence ATGAAAGAAAATACCCTGGGAGGCCCTACAGATAGTCAGGGCCGTATTCCTACACTGGATGTACTTCGTGGCTTTGCCGTCTTGGGCATATTCGTGGTTAACATTGAGATCATGAATTGTATTTTTATGAATCAGGATGCTTTTGCCGGACAGTGGACATCTGCACCTGATCGCCTGGCCGTGAGGATACTTCAGTTGTTCTTTTACTCTAAGTTCTTTCCCATATTCTCTTTTTTATTTGGCCTGGGCATTGCCATGCAGGCACTCAAGCGCATGGATAGGGGTATTAGGTCCGGGGGCTTTTTCCTGCGCCGTATGGCGGCTCTGTTTGTCATTGGGGCATTGCACGTCATTTTGCTATGGGGAGGTGATGTGGTGCATATGTATGCCGTGCTGGGGGTGTTGACCCTGTTGGTTTTTCGCGTGCCCTCAAGGGTCATTTTACTGGCATCTGTGGCGTTGTTATGCTTCCCCTATTACGAAGAGCTATCGGGGACGCTGTTTCGGTATTTGAACTTTCAACCGGCCTCATATCTGGAGGCCTATTCTTCGGAAGAAGCTGTACGAATAATCCGGGAAGGGAGCTACCTGGAGGGTGTGCGTTTCAGGCTGCATGAATATGTGGCGAATATGCCCCTGCTGTATTCATTTATGGCACCGGTCGCCTTCTCTATGTTTCTGCTGGGAGTGTATGCTGGTAAAAAACGCGTTGTGAAGGACATTCCTGCTTTTTTGAATAGCACAAAATGGGGCTATATCTCCGTGTTTGTACTGACTAATGCCTATCGGGTGGTATTCCTGTTTGTACTACCGGACACGGGTGTTTTCAAAAATAGTGACCTGGGGCCGGTACTGTACCGCAGCATGTTTCTGTGTGATATAGCCATGGGGCTGTGTTACCTCTGGGGGGTAGCCTGGCTTATGCAGAAGCAGTTATGGGTAAAACTACTGAGTCCTTTGGCGTATGCCGGACGTATGGCACTGACAAACTACCTGATGCAGAGCCTGATCGGATTACTTATTTTTTCTTCTATTGGCTTAGGATTGTACGAGACTCTGAGCCCCTGGCAGACACTGGTGATGGCATTAGGAGTGTTTATTTTCCAACTGTTGTTTAGCATGATATGGCTCAGAGCCTTCCGGTTCGGACCGGTAGAGTATGTGTGGCGGGCGCTGACTTATCTTTACTGGCCCCGGATAAAGAAAAAAAGCGGGGAAGTAAAAGCGTTTGCTAAGTAG